A genomic window from Silene latifolia isolate original U9 population chromosome Y, ASM4854445v1, whole genome shotgun sequence includes:
- the LOC141626549 gene encoding protein IN CHLOROPLAST ATPASE BIOGENESIS, chloroplastic-like yields MEISALITGEYYKKKQHFPGFGRTAAFNAEILLRVGRDLEARKAARGALKSPWWTLGYRYEEVAEIAEWKDEKIYYIKNKLSEEGKQVDLHKGKELAQITLDEAAYLLDLASVEGV; encoded by the exons ATGGAG ATTTCAGCCCTGATAACAGGGGAGTACTATAAAAAGAAACAACACTTTCCTGGATTTGGACGGACTGCTGCATTCAATGCAGAAATTCTCTTGAG GGTTGGACGTGACTTAGAAGCTAGAAAAGCAGCCAGGGGCGCACTGAAATCACCATGGTGGACTTTGGGCTACAGATATGAA GAAGTTGCTGAAATAGCGGAATGGAAGGATGAAAAAATTTACTACATTAAGAATAAGTTGAGTGAGGAAGGAAAGCAAGTGGATCTACATAAGGGAAAAGAGCTCGCTCAG ATTACGTTAGATGAAGCTGCATATTTGCTTGATTTGGCATCTGTGGAGGGGGTGTGA